In the genome of Streptomyces sp. P3, the window CCGAACACCTCGTCGGCCGCCTCACCGGACAGGGCGACGGTGGAGCGCCGGCGGATCTCCCCGAAGAGCAGGTACAGCGAGGTGTCCATGTCGCCGACGCCGATCGGCGAGTCCCGCGCCGCGACCACCGCCTTGCGGTGCTCGGGGTCGAGCAGGGTACGCGGGTCGAGGACGACCGTGCTGTGGTCGGTGCCGATGAAGGCACCGGCCTCGGTGGCGTACGGGGTGTCGTGGCCGGTGCGCAGCACATCCCCGGTGAAGCGCGACGCCTGGTCGCTGTAGTCCACGGCGTAGGAGCGGATGCGGGCGTCCGGGCCCTGGCGCAGGCGGAGTTCGTCGGCGAGCAGGGCGGTCAGGACAGTGGAGTCGATGCCGCCGGAGAGCAGGCTGCACAGCGGGACGTCGGCCTCCAGCTGACTGCGGGCGGCCGTACTGACCAGGCTGCGGACGCGCTCGACGGTCGCGTCCTCGTCATCGGCGTGGGCACCGGCCTCCAGCTGCCAGTAGCGGCGTTCGCGGATGCCGGACCGGTCGAGGACGAGCAGGCCGCCGGGCTCGACCTCGCGTATCCCGGACCACACGGTCGGTCCGGTGTTGAACAGCAGGCTGTACGCCTCCCGCAGCCCGTCCGCGTCCACCCGGGGCAGTATCTCCGGGTGGGCGAACAGCGCCTTGGGTTCGGAGGCGAAGGCCAGGCCGCCGTCGATGACCGCCCAGAACAGCGGTTTGACGCCGAGCCGGTCGCGGACCAGCAGCAGCCGCCGGGCTCGTTCGTCCCAGACGGCGAAGGCGAACATGCCCTCCAGGTGGTCGGCGACGTCCTCGCCCCACTCGGCGTAGGCGCGCAGCACCACCTCGGTGTCGCTGCGCGTATGGAATGCGTGCCCGCGGGCGCGCAGCTCGGACCGCAGTTCGTGGTGGTTGTAGACCTCGCCGCTGTAGCTGAGCACGAGGGTCGGCCGGTCGGGCCGGTCGGCCATCGGCTGGACGCCGCCCTCGATGTCGATGACGGCCAAGCGGCGGTGGCCGATCGCCGCGTGCTCGCCCAGCCATATGCCTTCGGCGTCGGGGCCGCGCGGGGCGAGGGTGGCGGTCATGGCTTCGATGACCGGGGCGTGAGTGCGGGCGTCGCTGTGGAAGGACGCCCAGCCGGTGATTCCGCACATGCCGATGGCTCCTGGGTCAGTGAGGGGCGGCAGTCGCCGCGTCGGTGGTCTTCTCGGGGATGGGGGTCGGCCGTCGGCCGGGCAGGGCCAGCAGGGGCACGGCAAGGCAGGCGGCCCCAGCGGCGAGCGCCAGGGAGGCCCGTACGCCGCCGTCCGCCCCGGCCGACGCCCACGTGGCGGTGGCCAGGGCCGGGCCGAGCGTGAAGCCGAGGCTGCGGGCGAGTTGTACGGCCGAGCCGACGGTGGCGGCCCGGTCCGGTGGGGCGGCGCCCATGATCAGGGCCTGGGTGGGACCGCCGACCAGGCCCATGCCGATCCCGGCCAGTGCGAGGCGCCAGGCCACGTCGGGCGGCGACCAGGTGTCGCCGAGGGGGACCAGCAGGAGCAGTCCGACGGAGGTGAGCACGGCGCCTGCCACCGCGACGGGCTGCGGACGGTACCGGTCGGCCAGTCGTCCGCCGAGTGGCCCGGCCAACCCCATGCCGAGCGGGAAGGCGAGCACGGTCAGCCCGGTCCTGGTGGCGCTGACGCCGTCGTCGCGCTGAAGGTGCAGGGCGACGACGTAGTGCATGGCGGCGAACCCGGCCGCCAGCGCCAGCACCGCGCCGTGCGCCCGCAGCAGCCGCGCCTCCCGCAGCACGCCGGCCACCGGACGACCCCCCGGTCCGCGCAGCCACCACCACAGCGGCGGTACGGCGGCGAGCGCGAGCAACAGGCATGCGGAGGCGTCGGAGGCCAGGGTCAGAGACAGCAGCAGAACCGTCACGCCGGTGGCGACCAGCGCCATGTCGCCCGAAGACCGCCGGTCGGGCCGGCGCAGGCGGCCGTCACGAGGCATCGCCTTCCAGGCCACGGCCAGCGCCAGCAGACAGAACGGGATCTTCACCAGGAAGACCGAGCGCCAGCCCAGCTGGTCCAGCAGCAGCCCGCCCACCGCCGGACCCGTCACCGCGCCCAGCGGGCCGAGCGTCGCGGGCACGCTCATCGCCCGGCCGCGCGCCTGAGGCCGTACGGCGCGCATCGCCAGCACCGGCATCAGCACGAACAGCACCGCACCACACGCGCCCTGCCCGATCCGGGCGGCGATCAGCCAGGGCGCCCACGGGGAGGCGGCGGCCAGGGCACTGCACAGCGTGAAGCCGCCGGTCGCGGCCAGCAGCGCGGGACGCAGACCCATAGCGTCCAGCCACCGGCCGACGGGCAACAGCAAGGCGACGACCGGAAGTTGGTAGCCCAGCACCACCCACTGGGCGGTCGCGGCCGAGACGTGCAGCCCCTCGGAGATATCGGCGAGCGCCACGTTGACGATGTTCATGTCGAGCATCGCCACGAACGACAGCAGGCCCGCCACAGCCACCAGGAGCCAGCGGTCCTCGACCGCGGGTATGTGACCGGGCCGCTGCGAACCGGAACCGTGGTCCGTCACTCTCCGCCCCTTCCGTCGCGGAACGGGCTGCCGAACAGCAGCCTCGTCCCAGGGGTCGGAGGAGCGCTCGGGTCAGTTCCCGGGGCTGGCCGAAAAAGTGCGGAGAGAAAGGGAGTTCAAGGGGCGCGGCGCCTCAGGTGTGCCGCGCCGCGGCACCGGCGGCGCACCGCTCGCGGCCTCGTGCCGCCGTCTCCACCAGCAGATAGAGCCCGGCAGCGAGCGCCGGCCCGGCGGCACAGCCGAACCAGGGCGCCGGGGGTGCCACGACGACGGAGCCCGGTCGGCCGACGCCGTCGGCCGACCGGCCAGGCCGTGGCGAGCAAGGGCCCGGACCCGCCAAGGAGCCCTTCCCTCGTGCCGTACGCCGGTACCGGCCCCGCCCCGTCTGCACCGACCGGAGGGGGAGGCCGGAAGAAGCCGCGGCCGGAGGTCAGGACGTGGCCACGCCGTCCAGCGTGCCGGACTTGGCGTCCGCGACGAGCGACGCGAACTGGTCGGCGCTCATCTGCACCCGCTGTCCGAAGTCATCCGTGAGCACCACACGCCGCTCCGCCGGCGCGGCCGGGTCGACGAACAGCTGCGGGCATCCGCAGTCGCAGTCGCCGCAGAACGTCGCCACCGGGGTCAGGCGATCGATGCCGGTCATCGTCCACAACCTTTCGCGCTGGGGAGGGCGCTCACCGGCTCACCGGGGTGCCCCTCGGGGACTGCCCCGGGGATACCCGCGCCGGCATTCCGCCAGTCCGGACGGCCCGGATGGGACATCTCACGCCGGATCCCGGGAACTCAGCCGCCTCACGAGCCGACTTGTGCTGCGGTGGGGCCGCTTCTCGGGAGGACCGGTCCGTCCGCCGGGGCCCGGTGGTCGAAGGCGATCAGGGGATCGCCGGTCAGCGGATGTTCCACCACGGCCGCGTGTACGCCGAACACCTCGGCCAGCAGGGCGGGGACGAGCACCTCGCGGGGCGGGCCGGACGCGACCACGCTTCCCTCGTGCAGGACATGCAGCCGGTCGCACACGGAAGCGGCGGCGTTGAGGTCGTGCAGCGACACCAGCGTCGTACGGCTCTGGGCACGCAGCAGGGCGAGCAGTTCCACCTGGTGGCGGATGTCCAGGTGGTTGGTGGGCTCGTCCAGGACCAGGACGTCCGTCTGCTGGGCGAAGGCACGGGCCAGCAGGACGCGTTGGCGTTCGCCGCCGGACAGCTCCGTGAAGCGGCGTCCGGTGTGGTCCGCCATGCCGGCGTCGGCGAGCGCCTTCGCGACGACGTCCCGGTCGGTGGCGTCCTCCCCGGCGAAGGCCCGCTTGTACGGGGTACGTCCCATGGCGACGACCTCGCGCACGGTCAGCTCGAAGTCGCCGCCCCGCTCCTGCGGGAGCGCGGCCACCCGCCGGGCCGCCTGGACGGGGCTCAGCTCTCGCAGGTCGGTGCCGTCGAGCAGGACGCGCCCGGCGGCGGGTTTCAGGTGGCGGTAGACGGTCCGCAGGAGCGAGGACTTGCCGCTGCCGTTCGGTCCGACCAGGCCGGTGATCTCGCCTTCGGTGGCGATGAGGTGCGCGCCGGCCACGACCGTACGGCCGTCGTAGGCGATGTGCAGGTCCTCGACGTCGATTCTCAACTTCCGCTCCTCCGGATCCTCAACTTCGGCTTCCCAGGCGCCGGTCCAGCAGATACAGCAGCGTCGGTGCGCCGATCAGCGAGGTGACGACCCCGACCGGCAACTCCTGCGTGTCCATGGCGGTACGGCACACGATGTCGACCACCACCAGCAGCAGCGCCCCGAACAGCGCCGAGACCGGCAGCAGTCGCCGGTGGTCGCCGCCGACGACCAGGCGGCAGGCGTGCGGCACCATCAGTGCGACGAAGGCGATGGCGCCGGACACCGCGACCAGGACGCCGGTCAGCAGGCTGGTCGCGGTGAACAGCTCACGGCGCAGCCGGGTGGCGTCGACGCCGAGCCCGGCCGCCGTCTCGTCGCCCATGAGCAGGGCGTTGAGCGCCCGGGCGCGCGCCTGGAGCCACAGCAGGGTGGCGGGTACGGCGACGGCGGGTACGGCGAGCAGCTGCCAACTCGCCCCGCTCAGACTGCCCATGAGCCAGAACAGCACGCTGTGCGTCTGCTGCTCGTCGCCGGCCTGGAGAACGAGATAACTGGTGAAGCCGGACAGGAACTGGCCGATCGCCACCCCGGCCAGCACCAGCCGCAGTGGGGCGAAGCCGCCACGGCGCCGGGCCACCGTCCACACCAGCGCGAACGTCGCCAGCGCCCCGGCGAACGCCGCGCCCGACAGGCCGAGCCCCAGCGCCCCGCCCGTCCCGACGCCGAGCACGATCGCCGCGACCGCCCCGAGGGAGGCGCCGTTGGAGACACCCAGGAAGTAGGGGTCGGCCAGCGGGTTGCGCACGAGAGCCTGCATCGCCGTACCGACGAGGCCGAGCCCGGCACCGACGAGAGCGGCGAGCAGGGCTCGGGGGACGCGCAGTTGCCAGACGATGAGGTCATCCGTGCCCGCCCGGGGCGCCTCTCCGGAGAGCCGCCGCCCCACCACGCCCCACACCTCACCCGGCGGAATGGACGTCGAGCCCCAGGAGACCGCCGCAGTGAGAGCGGCGAGCAGCGCCACGGCGAGGACCGCGGCCAAGGGGCCGGCGAGCACCGAACGCGCCTGCCTGCGGGCGTCCGCGCGCTCTCGATCCGTGCCCTTTCGGCCCGTACCCTTTCGGCTCAGCAGGGCGTCGATCACGGTCAGCCGACCTTGCCGGGGTACAGGGCCTTGGCGATCGCCTCGACCGTGTCGGCGTTCTCGACACCGGCGATGGTGGTCTGCTCGGAGCCGATCCGCAGGAAGTGCCCCTCCTTGACCGCCTTCAGCCCCTTGGTGGCGGAGTTCGTCTCCAGCCACTTCTGGGCCTCGTCGAACGCCTTCTTGTTCGCGGCCTCGCTGCCCCGGTTGCGCAGGCCCAGATGGATCCAGTCCGGGTCCTTGGCGATCACGTCTTCCCAGCCGACCGGTTTGAAGTCGCCGTCGCAGTCGGCGAAGACGTTGCGGGCCCCGGCCTGGGTGATCACCGCGTGGGCGATCTGCCGGTTGCAGACGGCCATGGGCTGCTTGGTGCCGGCGTCGTAGTCGAAGAAGAAGTACGTCGGCCGCTCGGCCTCACCCGTGCCGCCGACGGCCTTCCGCACGGCGTCCGCCTTCTCCTTCATGCCCGTGACCAGTTCTTTCGCCTTCGCCGAAGTGCCGGTGACGGCACCGAGGGAGGTGATGTCTTTCTCGACAGCCGTCAGGTCGGTGACAGGGCTCTTGCTCTGCGCCGCGCAGGCGGTGGACTTCAGGTAGATGTGCCTGATCCCGGCGGCCTTGAACTCCTCCTCGGTCGGCGCGTCTCCCATCCCGCCGCCCATGTTCATGTTGGCGAAGGTGTCGATGTACAGGTCGGCGCCGGAACCGAGCAGTTTCTCCTTGGGGATCACGGTCTGGCCGAGCACCTTGACCTTCTGCGCCGGAGCGTCCAGCTCGCCGGGCAGCGTGCCCTTGCCGGGCGGGAAGCCGGTGCCGATCACCTTGTCCCCTGCTCCCAGCCGGAGCAGCAACTCCAGGCTGGAGGCATTGCTGGTGACGATC includes:
- the asnB gene encoding asparagine synthase (glutamine-hydrolyzing) gives rise to the protein MCGITGWASFHSDARTHAPVIEAMTATLAPRGPDAEGIWLGEHAAIGHRRLAVIDIEGGVQPMADRPDRPTLVLSYSGEVYNHHELRSELRARGHAFHTRSDTEVVLRAYAEWGEDVADHLEGMFAFAVWDERARRLLLVRDRLGVKPLFWAVIDGGLAFASEPKALFAHPEILPRVDADGLREAYSLLFNTGPTVWSGIREVEPGGLLVLDRSGIRERRYWQLEAGAHADDEDATVERVRSLVSTAARSQLEADVPLCSLLSGGIDSTVLTALLADELRLRQGPDARIRSYAVDYSDQASRFTGDVLRTGHDTPYATEAGAFIGTDHSTVVLDPRTLLDPEHRKAVVAARDSPIGVGDMDTSLYLLFGEIRRRSTVALSGEAADEVFGGYPWFHSPKALAAATFPWLLVTGDEAAMPLNPELDLRIAEFRDDTYRSALAAVPHLDGETSTEHRQREMQHLSLTRWLRQLLHRKDRLSMAQGLEVRVPYCDHRLVEYAFNAPWALKSFDGREKSLLRATGAGLAPDSVLHRPKNHYPTTHHPDYNRGLQDMARDALADDRVRALVDESRIKPCLDTPPDRLEWGHRLRLERVVDLALWLDHYQPELAL
- a CDS encoding MFS transporter, whose amino-acid sequence is MTDHGSGSQRPGHIPAVEDRWLLVAVAGLLSFVAMLDMNIVNVALADISEGLHVSAATAQWVVLGYQLPVVALLLPVGRWLDAMGLRPALLAATGGFTLCSALAAASPWAPWLIAARIGQGACGAVLFVLMPVLAMRAVRPQARGRAMSVPATLGPLGAVTGPAVGGLLLDQLGWRSVFLVKIPFCLLALAVAWKAMPRDGRLRRPDRRSSGDMALVATGVTVLLLSLTLASDASACLLLALAAVPPLWWWLRGPGGRPVAGVLREARLLRAHGAVLALAAGFAAMHYVVALHLQRDDGVSATRTGLTVLAFPLGMGLAGPLGGRLADRYRPQPVAVAGAVLTSVGLLLLVPLGDTWSPPDVAWRLALAGIGMGLVGGPTQALIMGAAPPDRAATVGSAVQLARSLGFTLGPALATATWASAGADGGVRASLALAAGAACLAVPLLALPGRRPTPIPEKTTDAATAAPH
- a CDS encoding ABC transporter ATP-binding protein, whose product is MRIDVEDLHIAYDGRTVVAGAHLIATEGEITGLVGPNGSGKSSLLRTVYRHLKPAAGRVLLDGTDLRELSPVQAARRVAALPQERGGDFELTVREVVAMGRTPYKRAFAGEDATDRDVVAKALADAGMADHTGRRFTELSGGERQRVLLARAFAQQTDVLVLDEPTNHLDIRHQVELLALLRAQSRTTLVSLHDLNAAASVCDRLHVLHEGSVVASGPPREVLVPALLAEVFGVHAAVVEHPLTGDPLIAFDHRAPADGPVLPRSGPTAAQVGS
- a CDS encoding iron ABC transporter permease, producing MLAGPLAAVLAVALLAALTAAVSWGSTSIPPGEVWGVVGRRLSGEAPRAGTDDLIVWQLRVPRALLAALVGAGLGLVGTAMQALVRNPLADPYFLGVSNGASLGAVAAIVLGVGTGGALGLGLSGAAFAGALATFALVWTVARRRGGFAPLRLVLAGVAIGQFLSGFTSYLVLQAGDEQQTHSVLFWLMGSLSGASWQLLAVPAVAVPATLLWLQARARALNALLMGDETAAGLGVDATRLRRELFTATSLLTGVLVAVSGAIAFVALMVPHACRLVVGGDHRRLLPVSALFGALLLVVVDIVCRTAMDTQELPVGVVTSLIGAPTLLYLLDRRLGSRS
- a CDS encoding ABC transporter substrate-binding protein, with the protein product MRSRVWWGTTAVVLGGLLAAGCGSGDGGEASPAAGKAVSDGYPVTVTDCMGAKTTFSEAPRKIVTSNASSLELLLRLGAGDKVIGTGFPPGKGTLPGELDAPAQKVKVLGQTVIPKEKLLGSGADLYIDTFANMNMGGGMGDAPTEEEFKAAGIRHIYLKSTACAAQSKSPVTDLTAVEKDITSLGAVTGTSAKAKELVTGMKEKADAVRKAVGGTGEAERPTYFFFDYDAGTKQPMAVCNRQIAHAVITQAGARNVFADCDGDFKPVGWEDVIAKDPDWIHLGLRNRGSEAANKKAFDEAQKWLETNSATKGLKAVKEGHFLRIGSEQTTIAGVENADTVEAIAKALYPGKVG